The sequence CTCGGCGGTCACCGGCCCCTTGGGGTAGCGGATCACGGTGGGGCCGTCGTCGACCCGCACTGCCTCCGCCAGCAGCTCGCGCAGGCGCGGCTCGTCGCGCGGGACGGCGATGGACAGGCCCGGGACGACCTGGAGGATCGACAGGTCCCACATGCCGTTGTGGCTGGCGCCGTCGTCGCCGGTGACGCCCGCCCGGTCGAGCACGACCGTGACCGGCAGCCGGTGCAGGGCGACGTCCATGAGGAGCTGGTCGAAGGCCCGGTTGAGGAAGGTGGAGTAGAGGGCGACCACCGGGTGGAGGCCACCGAGGGCCAGGCCGGCGGCACTGGTCAGGGCGTGCTGCTCGGCGATGCCGACGTCGTAGAGACGGTCGGGGTAGGCCTCGGAGAACGGGATCAGGCCGGTCGGGCCGAGCATCGCGGCGGTGATCGCCACGATGTCCTGACGCTCGGCGCCGAGCCGTACGATCTCCTGGCTGAAGACGTTGGTCCAGCCGTGCGGCTTGGGCTTCTCCTCGCCGGTCAGCGGGTCGAAGGGGGTGGGCGAGTGGAAGCAGTCCTCGTCGTGGTTCTCCGCGAAGGAGTAGCCGAAGCCCTTCTTGGTGAGCACGTGCACGATGACCGGGCGGCGGAAGCCGCGCGCCTTGCGCAGCGCGGCCTCCACGGCCTGCTCGTCGTGGCCGTCGACCAGCCCGATGTATTTCAGGCCGAGGTCCTCGAACATGACCTGCGGGGCCAGGACGTCCTTGATGCCCTTCTTCACACCGTGCAGCGCGTCGTAGACCGGGGGGCCGACCACGGGGACCTTCGCCAGGTTGTCCTTGACGAACTCCAGCACGTCCTCGTAGCGCTGGGTGGCGCGCAGCGAGGCCAGGTGCGAGGCGAGGCCGCCGATGGTCGGCGAGTAGGAGCGGCCGTTGTCGTTGACGACGATGATCAGCGGCAGGTCCCTGTGCGCGGCGATGTTGTTGAGCGCCTCCCAGGCCATGCCACCGGTGAGCGCTCCGTCGCCGATCACCGCGACGACCGTCCGGTCGTTCTCGCGGCGCACCTTGTAGGCCTTGGCCAGGCCGTCGGCGTATGACAGCGCGGTGGAGGCGTGGGAGTTCTCGACGATGTCGTGCTCGGACTCGGCCTGGCTCGGGTAGCCCGACAGGCCGCCCTCCTGGCGGAGGGTGTCGAACAGCCCCGCGCGGCCGGTGAGCATCTTGTGGACGTAGGCCTGGTGGCCGGTGTCCCAGAGGATGCGGTCGCGCGGCGAGTCGAAGACCCGGTGCAGCGCGATCGTCAGCTCGACCACGCCGAGGTTGGGGCCCAGGTGACCGCCGGTGCGGGCGGTGGAGCTGACCAGCAGGTCCCGGATCTCGGCGGCGAGCCGCGGCAGCTCGGCCGCTCCGAGCAGTTTCAGATCCCGTGGCCCCTTGACCGACTCCAGAAGACTGCCAGGCCGTCCGGTCCGCTCACTCACGGAATCATCTCCTCTGTCCAGTCAGCATCAGACCGAGTCTAGTTCGCGCGGCGGGCACTGCCTCCAGGGAAGGGGATTCTGCACGTTTTATTCACACTTGCAATAGCCTTTGCCTCACCATGAGCACTCTCCCCTTTAGGCAACTATCGTCACTCATCGTCGCTTCCTTGGCTTTCTCCCTGGTCACGGGCGTCGGTACCGCGAACGCCGCCACTCCGTCGACCGCCAAGACCTCCGTGACGGAGACAGCCAAGGCCTCCGTCACGAAGGAGCAGGCTCCCCCGCGCGGCCGCGCCGCCGCGACGACCAACCCCCTCTACCGGACGGGCACGCTGCCCAACCTGCGGTGCGCGACCGGACAGATCCGCGCGGGGAGCGCGGCTTCCTACAGAACCTTCATGACCCGCGTCAACCGCTGCCTGAACCTGATGTGGAAGACCCAGTTCAGGAAGGCGAAGCTGCCCTTCGCCCAGCCCAAGCTCCGCTTCGTCACCTCCAGGGTGAGCAGCCCCTGCGGCCGCTGGCCCAGCGGCGCGGGCGGCTACTACTGCTCCAGCAACCGCACCATGTACATCGGGGTCACCCGGGCGGTGCTGAAGAACCCGTACGGGCCGAACCACGCCCAGTTCATGGCGCACGAGTACGCGCACCACGTGCAGCAGCTCGCCGGCATCATGAACTACTACGGCCAGAGCGTCTGGCGCGCCAGGTCCTCCACCAAGCTCGCCTTCTCCCGCCGCCTCGAACTGCAGGCCGACTGCCTGGGCTCCGCATTCCTGCGGCAGGTCGCCGACGATCTGCCGGTCGAGCAGGAGCAGTGGGACGCGATGGTCCGGTGGGTGGACGAGAACGGTCACAAGAGCTGGCCGACCAACGACCACGGCAAGGGCCGCAGCCAGGCCTACTGGATGGAACGCGGTTTCAACGCGGCCTCCCCGTCCGCATGCAACACCTGGACCGCCTCCTCCCGTAGCGTCGCCTGACCCTTCCGCGGCGCCGCCCGACCCCTTCCAGCCGAGAATGCGGCCGTGCTCCCCGCACGGCCGCATTCCGCTTTACCCCTAGTTTCACCTCTACTAGGGTTCTGGATCATGCGTACCCCCCTTATCTCCCTGCTCTCCGGCGTGCTCGCGAGCCTGCTGTTCGCCGGAACCGCCGGCGCAGGCGTCGCCGAGCAGTCCGGGCCGGTACCCACGGGCAAAGCGGCCCTGACCGGCAACCCGATCTACAAGAGCGGGAAGCTCGATCTCAAGAAGTGCGAGGAGCAGCCCGTCCGCCCCGACGACCTCGACTCCTCGCGGATCTACCTCGAATTCCTGATGGACTGCCTCAACGAGAGCTGGGAGTACCAGTTCTCCAAGGCGAAGCTGCCGTTCTCCAAGCCCCGGCTCGAAACAATCTCCCGGATCGGCCGCCCCACCGGCTGCGGTGACTTCCCCGAGGGTGCCCAGGCGGTCTACTGCCCGATCAACAAGAAGATCACCTTCTTCCTCAGCCCGTCGATCCTCTCCCAGCCGACCGAGCTGTTCCTGTTCCAGGTGATGGCCCACGAGTACGGCCACCACGTGCAGCAGCTCTCCGGGATCATGGGCGCGGTCGACGGCCGGAAGTACAAGAGCGCCAAGGAATTCCTGCCCGTGCTCCGCAAGGTCGAGCTCCAGGCCGAGTGCCTCAGCGGCGCCTTCATCGGCAGCGTCTGGCAGTCCCTGGACCGCCGCCAGTCCGACTTCACCTACGTCCTGCGCGCCGCCTACGACACCGCCAGCCACGGAAAGGCCGCCAACATCGCCTACTGGTTGAAGCGCGGCTTCGACCAGGAGGGCCCCGGCGCCTGCAACACCTTCTCCGCTCCCAAGTCCAAGGTCGCCTGACCCCTCCCTCTCCCACGACCACCCGTCGCCGTCCCACAGCCGCGCGACGGGTGGTCGTTTCTTTCCACCCGGGGGACGAGTCCTTCACTCCCGGGGAGAGAATGTCAGCCGTTCCGGGCCGGACACGAGTGACGACAGAGGCTTGACTCTGCGTAATGTGGTGCCACGGCCTGCGTGCCCTCCACGCCGTAACACCAGGCCGGTCCCCCTTACTGCCCGACGGCGAGGAGAAGAACGCGTTGGACACGACAGACGTGCGCATCCAGGTCCTGGAGACCGATGTGGCCGTGCTCAACATACGCACCGAGGAGAACAGGGCGATGACTTCGGCGATGTTCGAAGTGCTCAACGACCTGCGGACGGCGACGACGGACCTCCGGACGGAGGTGATCGGCCTCCGGACGGTCACCGACGAACTGCGCAAGGGACAGGACGAGCTCCGGACGGTCACCGATGAGCTCCGGGCGAGCACCCAGGAGTTGCGCAAGGGACAGGACGGGCTCCGGTCGAGCATCGCCGAGCTCCGCATCACCACCGTGGCACTCCGGATCGGGCAGGACGAGCTCCGCGAGGACGTGGCCTCGGTCAAGCGCTCCGCCGGAAACCTCGAATCGTCCATGAAACGGGTCGAGGGTGAGGTGGGCGAGCTCAAGGCCGGTCACATCGAGCTTCGCCACCTGGTGGCCAGCCTGATCAAGTGACACGTGACGGCCGTCGGCACTCCTCGGGTGGGGGGTGTCGGCGGTCGTCCGCATCCGGCGTCGCGCGCCGGAGCCGTAAGAGAGGTCAGGAGCCCGCGCGGGCGAGGACTTCGAGGGGGTCGGCGAGGACCTGGGCGAAGGCGAGCTCGGCGGCGCCGACGAGGGTGGCGTCATCGCCGAGGGCCGACGTACGCAGGCGGAGGCTGTCACGCGAGGGAGGCAGGGCGTCGACGGCCAGACGGCTGCGGACCTGCGCGGCGGAGCCGAGGTAGACCTCCCGGAGCATGCCGCCGAAGACGACCATCTCGGGGTTGAAGACGTTGACGAGGTTGGCGACGCCCAGGCCCAGCCAGTCGCCGACACGGCTCAGCGCCGCCTGCGCGACGATGTCGCCGCGGTCGGCGGCGTCGACCACGGCACGGACGGCGTCCCTGCCCATCTGGGCGCCGAACCGGCCGGCGGCCTCCAGCACGGCCCGCTCCCCCGCCTCCGCCTCCAGGCAGCCGAGCGAACCGCAGCCGCAGGGACGGCCCTTGGGATTGACGATCATGTGCCCGATCTCACCGCCGAAGCCCTCGTGACCGCCGAGGAGCTGGCCGTTGACGATCACGCCGCCGCCGATGCCCACGTCCCCGTGGAGGTAGACGAGGTCGCGGCAGCCGACGCCGACCCCCCGGGTGTGCTCGGCGAGGGCGGCGAGATTGGCGTCGTTGCCCACCGTCACCGGCAGGCCGAAGGCCAGCCTGCGGGCCATCTCCTCGGCGAACGGCACGTCCACCGAGCCCATGTTCGGCCCGAACCTGATGACCCCGTCGCTGCGGCTCACCCCGCCGGCGAAGGCGGCCGCCACCCCGACGCACACCGTGTCCGGCCTGGTCTTGCGGTGCATCTGCCGGGCGAACCCGGCGAGTGGCCCGACGATCTCGTCCAGCGAGAACGGGCCGCGCCGCCGTACCGCCTCGCGCCGGTCCAGGATCGTGCCGCCGAGGCCGACCCGGGCGGCGACCAGCCGGTCGACGCCCACGTCGAGGGCGAACACGTAGACCCGCGCCGACTCCGGGCGGACCACGAGGGACGGGCGCCCGGCGCGGCCGGTCTCCCTGGGCAACTCCTCCCGGACCAGGCCCGCGGCGGTCAGGTCGGCGGTGAGGGCCATGATGGTGCTGCGGTTGAGTCCCATCCGGCTGGTGAGTTCCGCGCGCGAGGTGGGGCCGCCGAGGTGCACATGGCGGAGGAGGGCGCCGAGGTTGTGGCGCCGGATCTCCTCCTGGGAGGGGCCAGCCCGCATCGCGTGGGTTTCCTTCGGGGGGTCGGGGTCGCTGATCACCTTAGACCAGTGGCGGCCGCCCGCTTGCGGGACAGTGCGTCCACCCCTGCGGCCAGCAGCAGTACCGAGCCGGTGACCATGAACTTCACGCCGGAGCTGTAGCCCATCAGGCCCATGCCGTTTTCGATGACCGCGACCACGGTACCGCCGAGGATCGCGTCCAGCACCCGGCCCTTGCCGCCGAACAGACTGGTCCCGCCGATGACGGCGGCGCCCACCGCGTACAGCAGCACGTTGCTGCCGCCGGTGTTGGGGTCGACCGAGCTGGCCCGGGACGCCGCGATGATGCCGCCGACGGCGGCCATGGAGGAGCAGATCACGAACGCGCTGATCTTCATCCGGTCGACGTTGATGCCCGCCCGCCGCGCGGCCTCGGCGTTGCCGCCGACCGCGTAGAGGTGGCGTCCGAACGCGGTACGGCGGAGCACGAACGTCCAGATCAGCAGGAGCACCACGATGACCGGCACCACGATCGGCACGCCCGCGAGCGAGACGACCGCCGCGTTGCGGCTGCGCTCCACGTTGAGGAAGTAGACCGCGAGCCCGCCGAGCAGTGCCAGTGCCCCCACCCGGACCGCGATCAGCGAGATCGGGTCGGACGCCAGGCCCCGGACGGCCCGCTTGCGTGCCCGCAGCAGCTGCAGCCCTGCGTAGGCGGCGACGCCGGCCACCAGCAGCCCCCAGCCCAGCGCGGGCGGGAGGTTCTTGTTGGCGACGGCGAGGATCGTCTCGTCGCGGATGGCGATGATGGTGCCACCCTTGATCAGCAGGAGGACGAGCCCCTGGAAGGCCAGGAAGGCGGCGAGCGTCACCACGAAGGAGGGGATGCCGAGTTTGGTGACGATGGAGCCGAGCGTGGCGCCGATCACCACACCGGCCAGGATGGCCGCGCCCACCGCCACGTACCAGGGCAGACCCTGGTTGGTGAGCAGGATCGCCAGGATCGAGGCGCAGACACCGCTGGCGAAGCCCGCCGACAGGTCGATCTCGCCCAGGAGCAGCACGAAGACCAGGCCCATGGCGATCACGGTGACCGCGGCGCCCTGGGTGAGCAGGTTGGCGAAGTTGCCCGCGGTGAGGAAGGAGGGGCGCAGGACGGCGAAGACCGTGCAGAGCACGACGAGGCCGAACACGGCGGGCAGCGCGCCCATGTCGCCACCGCGCACCCGCTCGGCGTAACCGCGGACGTTGGCGCTGATCGAGGGCGCCTCGGCCTTGCGCTCGGGGGAAATCGTGGCGCTCATACCGTGACTCCGTTGGTGAGGCCGAGGTCCCCGCTCCGGCCAGAGGTGATCAGTTCGACGACCTGCGCGTGAGTGACGTCGGAGGTCTTCACCTGGGCCGCCATCCGGCCGAGGTAGAGGGCTGCGATCCGGTCGGACACGGCGAACACGTCGTTCATGTTGTGTGAGATCAGCACGACGGCCAGGCCCTGGTCGGCCAGGCGGCGGACCAGTTCCAGCACCTGTGCCGTCTGGGCCACGCCGAGCGCGGCGGTGGGCTCGTCGAGGATGACGACCTTGCTGTTCCAGAGCACGGCCTTGGCGATGGCCACGGTCTGCCGCTGGCCGCCGGAGAGACTGGCGACGTGCTGGCGGATGGACTTGACGGTCCTGACCGACAGGCTCTCCAGGGTCTTGGCCGCCATCTCCTCCATCGTGTCCTCGTCGAGCACGAGGCCGCGCTTGTGCTCACGGCCGAGGAACATGTTCTGGACGATGTCGAGGTTGTCGCAGAGCGCGAGGTCCTGGTAGACGATCTCGATACCCAGTTCCGCGGCGTCACGCGGGCTGTGGATCTGGACGGGCTTGCCGTCGAAGAGATACTCGCCCGAGTCGATCGGGTGGATGCCGCCGACGCACTTGACGAGGGTGGACTTGCCCGCGCCGTTGTCGCCGACCAGCGCGGTCACCTCCCCGGGGTAGACGGAGAAGGCGACGTCGTGGAGAACCTGCACGGGACCGAAGCTCTTGTCGATCCCGCGGAGTTCCAGAACGGGGGTCATGTGGGGCTCCTCGGGTACGGGGGCACGGCCGGCGGGGTCCGCCGGCCGTGCCCCCGGCGCGTTACTGGATTCCGGCCTCGGTGCACTTGGCGGCGAACTCGCCGGCGCACAGCTCGTCCTTGGTCACGAACCCGTCTGCCACGACGTCCTTGACGCTGTCGAAGAAGATGGCCTGCGGGTCGAGCAGGACCGCCGGCACGTCCGCGCCGCTCTCGGTGTCCTTCACCGAACCGGAGGCCGCGGGCTTCTCACCCTTGGCCAGCGCGATGGCGAGCGCGGCCCCCGCGTCGGCCTCCTTCTTGATCGCCTTGTAGACCGTCATGCACTGGTCGCCGGCGAGGATGTTCTGCAGACCCTGCACGGTGGCGTCCTGGCCGGTGACCGGGACCTTGCCGTTGAGGCTGTTCTTCTTCAGCACGGCGATGGCGGCGTTGCCCAGGCCGTCGTTGGCGGCCAGCACGCCGGCGATCTTCGGCTGCTCGGTGAGCATCTGCTCGAAGATCGTGCCCGCCTGCGCGTTGTCCCAGTCCGGCACGGACTGGTCCGGGCCCTTGACGTACTCCTTGGCGTCGTACTTGGGCTTGAGCACGCCGTCGTAGCCGTTCTTGAACAGCGTGGCGTTGTTGTCGGTGGGCGAGCCGTTGAGCTCGGCCACGATCGGCTTGTCGGCCTTCTTGTCGGTCAGGCACTTCACCAGGCCCTCACCCTGCAGGGTGCCGACCTTGGTGTTGTCGAAGCTGACGTAGTAGGAGGCGCCGCCGTTGAGGGTGAGGCGGTCGTAGTCGATGGTGGCCACACCCTGGGCCTTGGCCTTGTCGAGCACGGCCTTGCCGGTGCCGCTGTCCAGGTTGACGATCATCAGCACGGTCGCGCCATTGGTGATCATCTGGTCGGCGATGGTCTGGAACTGGGTCTTGTCACCCTGGGCGTTCTGGATGTCGTAGGCGACGCCCGCGGCCTTGAACGCCTCCTCCAGGTACTTGCGGTCCGCGGTCTCCCAGCGGGCGGAGGACTTGCTGTCCGGCAGGATGACGCCGACCTTTCCGGCGGCCTTGCTCTCGGCGGGGGCGGCGCTGTTCTGGGCGGTGGTGGTGTCGCCGCTCTCGCCCCCGCAGGCGGTGAGACCGAGGGTCATCGCCGCAGCGGCGGCGGTCAGGCTGAGGATCCCCTTGCGCATGATGCACGGGTCCTTTCTTCGAAAAGTGGGGGGTCTGAGGGTGGAGCATGGCGAATTCGCGGGCACGACTTGCCGGGTCTCGGTGTGCCGTTCCGTTGAATGTTGTTTGCGGCAACGTATTCCGCGCTGGCCAGGAAAGCCAGACCCTCCAACGGTAAAGTTTGTTGTGGCCGGTAACAATCCAGAAACGCGGACTTAACCGGCGGTACTCTGCGCGATCAACGGAAAGGCCTGCGGCCCCGGACGGCATGGGGCTCACGCGCGCGGGCGACACCCGGCCGTTCACGGCACACGATCCGGCGGCGCGGATCGCGATCCGCGCAGGCCGGACGCCACTCGGCCCGCGGAGCGATACCCCCGGGCACGGCAGACCCTCAGCCCGCGGAGCAACACCCCCGGGCACGACGCCCACTCGGCCCGCGGAGCGGCACCGCCGGGCACGGCAGACCCTCGGCCCGCGGAGCGACACCCCCGGGCACGGCGGACCCTGAGTCCGGCAGGCCGATGCCACCGGGCACGACGCCCCCTCGGACCTACGGCTCCTCAGATCGCCAGGTTGATGCCGCCGGGCACGGCGGCGAACGTCTCGTCGAGCAGGCGGCCGAGCCTTTCGCGCCCGCCCACGCCTCCCGTCCCGGTACAGGTGAGAGCCGCGCAGGGCCAGGCCGCGATCATGATCTCCACCGCGGGGCGGAGCCGTACGTCCCCCGCGAGCCCTGCGCGCGCCGACCCGCTCGACGGCGGCATCGGCGGTCTCGGCGGTCTCGTTGCGGTAGCGCAGGCTGCGCGCCCGCACCGGCGGCACCTTCGCGGTGAGCGCACGGGCGGGCGGGAAACGCCGCTCCCAGC comes from Streptosporangium roseum DSM 43021 and encodes:
- the dxs gene encoding 1-deoxy-D-xylulose-5-phosphate synthase, coding for MSERTGRPGSLLESVKGPRDLKLLGAAELPRLAAEIRDLLVSSTARTGGHLGPNLGVVELTIALHRVFDSPRDRILWDTGHQAYVHKMLTGRAGLFDTLRQEGGLSGYPSQAESEHDIVENSHASTALSYADGLAKAYKVRRENDRTVVAVIGDGALTGGMAWEALNNIAAHRDLPLIIVVNDNGRSYSPTIGGLASHLASLRATQRYEDVLEFVKDNLAKVPVVGPPVYDALHGVKKGIKDVLAPQVMFEDLGLKYIGLVDGHDEQAVEAALRKARGFRRPVIVHVLTKKGFGYSFAENHDEDCFHSPTPFDPLTGEEKPKPHGWTNVFSQEIVRLGAERQDIVAITAAMLGPTGLIPFSEAYPDRLYDVGIAEQHALTSAAGLALGGLHPVVALYSTFLNRAFDQLLMDVALHRLPVTVVLDRAGVTGDDGASHNGMWDLSILQVVPGLSIAVPRDEPRLRELLAEAVRVDDGPTVIRYPKGPVTAEIEAVGQLGGMDVLRAGDPDVLIVSVGPMAEMCLEAAALLDAQGISTTVVDPRWVKPLDEALVLAAGAHKLVVVVEDSGRVGGVGDAVARTLRDADVDVPVRTYGIPQRFLDHAKRAKILSEIGLTSQDIAREITEAVAKRSAVLENHPAR
- a CDS encoding neutral zinc metallopeptidase, encoding MAFSLVTGVGTANAATPSTAKTSVTETAKASVTKEQAPPRGRAAATTNPLYRTGTLPNLRCATGQIRAGSAASYRTFMTRVNRCLNLMWKTQFRKAKLPFAQPKLRFVTSRVSSPCGRWPSGAGGYYCSSNRTMYIGVTRAVLKNPYGPNHAQFMAHEYAHHVQQLAGIMNYYGQSVWRARSSTKLAFSRRLELQADCLGSAFLRQVADDLPVEQEQWDAMVRWVDENGHKSWPTNDHGKGRSQAYWMERGFNAASPSACNTWTASSRSVA
- a CDS encoding neutral zinc metallopeptidase, which produces MRTPLISLLSGVLASLLFAGTAGAGVAEQSGPVPTGKAALTGNPIYKSGKLDLKKCEEQPVRPDDLDSSRIYLEFLMDCLNESWEYQFSKAKLPFSKPRLETISRIGRPTGCGDFPEGAQAVYCPINKKITFFLSPSILSQPTELFLFQVMAHEYGHHVQQLSGIMGAVDGRKYKSAKEFLPVLRKVELQAECLSGAFIGSVWQSLDRRQSDFTYVLRAAYDTASHGKAANIAYWLKRGFDQEGPGACNTFSAPKSKVA
- a CDS encoding ROK family transcriptional regulator — its product is MRAGPSQEEIRRHNLGALLRHVHLGGPTSRAELTSRMGLNRSTIMALTADLTAAGLVREELPRETGRAGRPSLVVRPESARVYVFALDVGVDRLVAARVGLGGTILDRREAVRRRGPFSLDEIVGPLAGFARQMHRKTRPDTVCVGVAAAFAGGVSRSDGVIRFGPNMGSVDVPFAEEMARRLAFGLPVTVGNDANLAALAEHTRGVGVGCRDLVYLHGDVGIGGGVIVNGQLLGGHEGFGGEIGHMIVNPKGRPCGCGSLGCLEAEAGERAVLEAAGRFGAQMGRDAVRAVVDAADRGDIVAQAALSRVGDWLGLGVANLVNVFNPEMVVFGGMLREVYLGSAAQVRSRLAVDALPPSRDSLRLRTSALGDDATLVGAAELAFAQVLADPLEVLARAGS
- a CDS encoding sugar ABC transporter permease, whose amino-acid sequence is MSATISPERKAEAPSISANVRGYAERVRGGDMGALPAVFGLVVLCTVFAVLRPSFLTAGNFANLLTQGAAVTVIAMGLVFVLLLGEIDLSAGFASGVCASILAILLTNQGLPWYVAVGAAILAGVVIGATLGSIVTKLGIPSFVVTLAAFLAFQGLVLLLIKGGTIIAIRDETILAVANKNLPPALGWGLLVAGVAAYAGLQLLRARKRAVRGLASDPISLIAVRVGALALLGGLAVYFLNVERSRNAAVVSLAGVPIVVPVIVVLLLIWTFVLRRTAFGRHLYAVGGNAEAARRAGINVDRMKISAFVICSSMAAVGGIIAASRASSVDPNTGGSNVLLYAVGAAVIGGTSLFGGKGRVLDAILGGTVVAVIENGMGLMGYSSGVKFMVTGSVLLLAAGVDALSRKRAAATGLR
- a CDS encoding ATP-binding cassette domain-containing protein, producing the protein MTPVLELRGIDKSFGPVQVLHDVAFSVYPGEVTALVGDNGAGKSTLVKCVGGIHPIDSGEYLFDGKPVQIHSPRDAAELGIEIVYQDLALCDNLDIVQNMFLGREHKRGLVLDEDTMEEMAAKTLESLSVRTVKSIRQHVASLSGGQRQTVAIAKAVLWNSKVVILDEPTAALGVAQTAQVLELVRRLADQGLAVVLISHNMNDVFAVSDRIAALYLGRMAAQVKTSDVTHAQVVELITSGRSGDLGLTNGVTV
- a CDS encoding sugar ABC transporter substrate-binding protein, giving the protein MRKGILSLTAAAAAMTLGLTACGGESGDTTTAQNSAAPAESKAAGKVGVILPDSKSSARWETADRKYLEEAFKAAGVAYDIQNAQGDKTQFQTIADQMITNGATVLMIVNLDSGTGKAVLDKAKAQGVATIDYDRLTLNGGASYYVSFDNTKVGTLQGEGLVKCLTDKKADKPIVAELNGSPTDNNATLFKNGYDGVLKPKYDAKEYVKGPDQSVPDWDNAQAGTIFEQMLTEQPKIAGVLAANDGLGNAAIAVLKKNSLNGKVPVTGQDATVQGLQNILAGDQCMTVYKAIKKEADAGAALAIALAKGEKPAASGSVKDTESGADVPAVLLDPQAIFFDSVKDVVADGFVTKDELCAGEFAAKCTEAGIQ